The region CAGGCTTTTTAAATATTGAAAAAGCCACCCCTGCTCCTGCTCCTAAAAGGCCGGCCAATAACAACGTTAGCCATTTACGGCCTATATAATGGAAAGCACTCTTTACCTTGAGTGCTATAATACGCATGGAAATCTCGTCAGAATTTTGGTCGTTATAAGTAGTTTCTGGCTGTCCCATGCTATTTAGAAATGTTAATTATACCCAATATAACCGCTGCTAATGAAGCCAAACCAGTCGTGATGCCTACAGCTTCTGTTACAGAAAGGCCGCGGTGTTCTGGCTTCTTTGTTACATAAATCTCGCTGCCCGGCCGAACGCTTGGGTGTGAATTAAAGAATAAAAACTTTCGCGTTCCTCTTACAGTACCATTTGGATACACCACGTAAGCACCTTTTTTTAACGCGTTTGGCGAGTAACCACCAGCATTAAGTACATAGTCATGAAAAGATTTGCCTTTCTCGTAAACGACTGCGCTTGGATAGAGCACCTCACCATTAACTCTCACAAGTTGTTGCTGCTTAGGAATTCTGATTATGTCATTATCTTCAAGGATAAGGTCTCCGCTATAGCCAGGCTGCTGGAGTATCTTCTTAAGATCAATTCCAACAAAGTTGTTCCTAAGTTGCGGAGCTTCTATATTGGTAGAGTCTTTATAATTTTGCTTTAGCCTGCTCAGCCTGTCAAGACGTTCTTTCTCTACAGCACTTGTGTCAATTTTATTTTTATTAACTCCCAATATGGCAAAGTTATCACGTTTCAACGTTCCGCCATCAGGGTCGGCAGAAGCCGTTATACCACCGGCACGTGCAATTACGTCAGATATTTTTTCGTTTTTTTTCTTGATTGTGTAGTAGCCCGGATACAGCACCTCACCTTCAATCTTCACTGTACTTTGTTTTTCATACCCAGGTAAACTATAAACCGATACTATATCAAAAGGCTCAAGTTTGAAATTTGCTTCTCCTTTTTTCATTTGCGAATCGACATCTACTGTAAAAACTTGAGCCAAATCACTTGTCTTTGAATTGGGATTACTATTATCTATCCGACGAGATACTTCAACCCGTTTTGGGCTTGCACCAATAGTTAATCCGTCTGCCTTTATAATAAGATCTTCGACGGACATACCTTCAGAATACGCAAAATCACCCTGGTTTCGTACTTCACCTTTAATTGTAACGCGGTATTCGTCACGAAGGTCAAATATTGATGATATGTTCACAACGTCTTCTCGCTGAAGCAGAATATCTGGTTGGCTTTTGTTAATAACAGCATTTACATCAAACGAGATTAACTCAGTTGTGTTGTCAGCCTTCAAACGGGTTATACTTCCGCGGCCTGTAAAAGCGTCTTCCTTGAGGCCCGCGGCATTTTTTATTAGCTGAGAGACAGTTAAACCTTTCTGAAGTTCGTACTCGCCCGGGCGAAATACTGCACCTCTAACAATAACCCTGTTCTCATATCGCTCTAAAATACGATCAACAGTGTATTTATCACCGCGCAAGGGAATGTAGTTCTTGTAATCTGCCTCTACTACATCCGTGATCCGTCGTTGCTGGTCCTCAATCTGCGATACTTTTATCCTGCCGGTAAAAGCCTGGTCAGTAAAACCGCCTGCAAACCTAAGTACATCTTGCAAAGTTTCTCCTGGCAGTACTTCAAATAAGGCCGGGGTTTTTACTTCGCCCACCAATTCCACACGGGTGCGGTAAGTCGGCACCCTGATTATGTCCTGATCTTGTAATCCTATGTTGCTCTTTTGATCGCCTTTTACAAGAAAATCATAAACGTCTAAACGCCGAATAATTCTATTGTTACGGTATATCTCAATTTGCCTGAATGAACCATTATTATTTGGCCCACCTGCAGAGGATAAAGCATTGAATGCAGTAGCAAGCGAAGGTAGCGTATATGTACCAGGCTTCACTACCTCACCTACCATCACCACTTTTATGCTGCGTATGTTGCCTAACGTGACTGCCACTGTAGTACCACGCCCCACAGCATAGTTATTAGCTGTAAGTTTTGCCTTAATGGCGGATGTTGCCTGCTCAATTGTTTTCCCCGAAACGTTTAGCATACCTACACCGGGTATATTAATGTTACCTTCAGGAGATACATCCAGTTTCCAGTTCACCAGAGATGCACCATAAACATTTATATTTAACTGATCTTCGGGGCCCAGAATGTAATTAACAGGAGTTGCTAGTTTTAAGTTCGGCTCAAAAGTAATGTTGCTATTCCTAAACAGGTCAGCTCCAAAAACCTTTGGTGTAAACATATCTGCAATATCGCGCTGTTTTGCTGGTGGATTGGCAGTTGAGTCTGCTTTATAATTGAGACCGCGGGTTAAGGACTGATCAGTTAGAGCAGGTGACTGTCCATCTGCATTTGTATAAGTTTTACGTAGTGAAGTAACCCTATCTTGCAAAATTCTGCTTTGTTCTGCAGATAATCCGCGTGATTGTAACATCTGAAGCAACTGTGCATCGGTTAGACCAGAAGATTGCGCTTGTTGCATTATTTGCCGCAATTGGATATCTGAGATCTCGTTAACGTTTACGCCTGAAAGATTTTGAGGTATAGTTTGCGCCTTTGCCATGGATAACCCAAAAACAATTAAAGCGGTTAAAACAAGTACCAAAATGGGTCTAAAAAAATTCATATTTTACAAATAATGCCTTGATCGGTTCTAATAAGGTAAGGTGCTTCATCTACTCTTACAAAGTTGGTGAATGACAAACCTTGACAATCAATCAACATGTCGGCTAAATTAGCTTGCAAATATATATTTATTTTACAGGTTGATAGTAAATTTCACCTTCTGTTACTTAATGTAAACGCTATGAGCGGTTTTTTTTTAAACCGCTCATAGCGTTTACAAGTTTATTATCTCGTTTTCTATCTTAAACGTTAATTTTGAATGATGAATTATTTCGACTTCTATAACATCGCAGAGTCTTTTCACCCGGATACAGCGGCATTAAAAAAACAATTTTATACCCTGAGCAAGCAATATCATCCCGACTTTTACGCAAATGAAGATGATAGTAAGCAACAAGAAATACTGGAGCTCTCTACTCTTAACAACAAGGCCTACCAAACACTTAGCGACGGAAATAAGACGCTGGAATACATATTGAAGGAGCACAACCTGGTAAATGAAGGGGCAAAACCACAATTACCGGCAGATTTTTTGATGGAAATGATGGACATCAACGAACGGCTAATGGAGGTTGATGATACTGCCCAACTTGCTGAGGTAACAACAGAAGTGCTTGCTATAGAGAGTGATATTAACGAAGCATTAAGTACACTGACGGCAGATTACGAAACGCTGGATGACACTGCAAAGGAAAGCAGGCTTAACGAAATTGCAAATATTTACTACAGGCAAAAATATCTGTTGCGTATTAAAGAGAGTTTAGATACATTTGCAGCCCGCTTAGGTAATTAGTTACCTGCAAATGCCCAGATGGCGGAATTGGTAGACGCGCTGGTCTCAAACACCTGTGGGAAACCGTGCCGGTTCGACTCCGGCTCTGGGTACGACCCTCTTTACATCAGTAAAGGGGGTTTTTTGTTTTACCCCCCCCCCGTTTTGTCGCAAACAGACCTACATTACTGTAAGTTATCACATATTTTTGATTAGAAA is a window of Mucilaginibacter terrenus DNA encoding:
- a CDS encoding iron-sulfur cluster co-chaperone HscB C-terminal domain-containing protein gives rise to the protein MMNYFDFYNIAESFHPDTAALKKQFYTLSKQYHPDFYANEDDSKQQEILELSTLNNKAYQTLSDGNKTLEYILKEHNLVNEGAKPQLPADFLMEMMDINERLMEVDDTAQLAEVTTEVLAIESDINEALSTLTADYETLDDTAKESRLNEIANIYYRQKYLLRIKESLDTFAARLGN
- a CDS encoding SLBB domain-containing protein; translation: MAKAQTIPQNLSGVNVNEISDIQLRQIMQQAQSSGLTDAQLLQMLQSRGLSAEQSRILQDRVTSLRKTYTNADGQSPALTDQSLTRGLNYKADSTANPPAKQRDIADMFTPKVFGADLFRNSNITFEPNLKLATPVNYILGPEDQLNINVYGASLVNWKLDVSPEGNINIPGVGMLNVSGKTIEQATSAIKAKLTANNYAVGRGTTVAVTLGNIRSIKVVMVGEVVKPGTYTLPSLATAFNALSSAGGPNNNGSFRQIEIYRNNRIIRRLDVYDFLVKGDQKSNIGLQDQDIIRVPTYRTRVELVGEVKTPALFEVLPGETLQDVLRFAGGFTDQAFTGRIKVSQIEDQQRRITDVVEADYKNYIPLRGDKYTVDRILERYENRVIVRGAVFRPGEYELQKGLTVSQLIKNAAGLKEDAFTGRGSITRLKADNTTELISFDVNAVINKSQPDILLQREDVVNISSIFDLRDEYRVTIKGEVRNQGDFAYSEGMSVEDLIIKADGLTIGASPKRVEVSRRIDNSNPNSKTSDLAQVFTVDVDSQMKKGEANFKLEPFDIVSVYSLPGYEKQSTVKIEGEVLYPGYYTIKKKNEKISDVIARAGGITASADPDGGTLKRDNFAILGVNKNKIDTSAVEKERLDRLSRLKQNYKDSTNIEAPQLRNNFVGIDLKKILQQPGYSGDLILEDNDIIRIPKQQQLVRVNGEVLYPSAVVYEKGKSFHDYVLNAGGYSPNALKKGAYVVYPNGTVRGTRKFLFFNSHPSVRPGSEIYVTKKPEHRGLSVTEAVGITTGLASLAAVILGIINISK